The window CGCTCCCCCTCAAATGGAATCCCTCCTCTTCCTCCTGCAGAAGAAAATTCACCACTAGAAAACAACCACAGAAACAAAAATCTTCCACCTCTTCCAAAGAAGAATCACCACGCGCCGGAAAGAGGGACGAGTTGCACGGAGGAGGAGCTCGATAAATCATCCCATGTAGACTCGGCAATCAGTGACAACGGTTCTTCGTTCTCTTCTGTTAACTCTTCCTTCAAGTTTGGGCATTCCCCTTCTATATCAGCTTCAAGCAGTTGTTCTTCATCGTCCTCAAGGTGGTGTGAGGATGGCAATAGTAACCATAGAACAGCATGTGGTATGGTGATTGTGACAGCAGGAATAGGCGGCGAactaagaatatatcaaaattttgggttgcCGCTGCGTCTAAGAAACCAAATCCATCTCTTCCAAAACTATTCGTCGAGTCCTGCATCATCCTCTCCATCAGGTGGAGTTTCAGGTAGCTCATCTATCAGATAGAAAAGAGCTTTTTGGGGATATATTAAAAGAGGCTGGAGTTGGATCAGTTTTGTAAGGCAATGATATCAGCCAGCCTCATTTCATTGTAAAATAACTCGATTTCTTCTTTTCCCCATAATCAATACGCAGACATGATAAGTAACTCAACAATAGAGAAATTGTCAAAAGTCTGTTCATTTGGTTTTGAGCTGCATGATTTTCCAACGGAAATCGAGCGCAGCACGCAATCCAGTTTAATGATTATCAGCCTGCAAATGACCAACTCGATCTAGTATCTATTGCACAAACCGCATTAAACGGGGAACAAAAAAAAACGAATGCCAAGATTAACCTGTCTagaatgaaatacaaatcaactACATGAATAATCTTTCGAGTAAAGAATTGCAGGGCCATCAATAATCCGGAGTCACATCACTGACAATCTTAAGCCATTATCTTGGCGGACCTTGTATAGAGACTGTCCACGACCTTCCCGATGTTGGAAATGGTTTCTAATGTTGCTGGGAAAATTGCATCTGTCTTGGGATCATCAAAGATGATGAGGCACCCTGCACCTTGATCCAATGTACCAGCAAACTTCTTGTCAAGAATCATTTGAGACAACTTCTTCTCAACATGACTTACTGGCAGCTCAATCAGGTTAGCAACATGAGCAATCTCAACTCGTGAAAAAGGCTCGATCAACCTGCAAAGATTCTGCTCCAAAAGCGTGTCGTACAGGGTGGAAAGGTGCCTGTGGACGATCGGGTCTTCATCCAACTGGGCCTTGTAGTCACGAAGGGCAGATTCAAAGAGCTTTAGTGACCGTTTTGAGTGAGCATCAGCCACTGCTTTCATAGCATCCAGTTCTGGCCCCACATACTGCAAGCCTGATTTTGAAGATATTATCCCTGCCACGTCATCAGCCTGGCTTACCATAATCTTGCACAACAGCATGTACTTGAGGCTATAGACTGCCCTAGGATCTTCAAGGGCATTGAAGGCTTCAAATGCTTCAAAGAAATAGCTGTATGCTGTTTTATAGTCCTTTTCTTCGGCATGGAGAATCCCACTCTGCAAATCGATGGTACCCTGTTGGGCTGGTGGAACATAGATGGCATTTGCAGCTGTTCTTGCAGCAGTTAGGGCAGCTTTTGCCTTGGGAAGGTTTCTCAAAGAGAAATGGAGTTTACTCTCTAGCAAGTCGATGTCAACAAGAAGAAGCTTGTCATCCAGTCTCCTCACCTCCTTGACCAAACTGGACAGAAGGGTCAATGCTTCTGAATACTCCTTGCTTTCCATCAAAAGCGCTGCAAGTCTTGCCTCAACACGCTGTCTGAGAAATGTACGCTTCTCTGCACGAGTCCACAGAACCATTTCCTTGCAAAGAGATATCTGAAGGTCAGAGGTATTAGGAATCTTGGCTACTGCATCAATTATCCCTCGGACAATCTTCGCGGTCTTTGCTTTAGGAATCACAGAAAAGAAAGGCCTTAACTGAGTAAGAAGACTTCGAAGTTCCTCACCCTTCTTCTCTTGTGTAAGAAGGTCTGAAAGGTTAGAAATGACCTGTTCTTTTACGCGCAGAGCTTCGGGAGAAGAGGAAGGGTTTTCAAGTATACGATAAAGGATGGAGATGGATTCAGATGGGGTTTTGGCTTCCAAAGCCTGGGCAATTGAATCATTCGTTGCCGGAAGATATGATGAAGACATGGCTAAAACTTAGATAACCCAATTTCTGCACAAGGAcaacacaaaaaataaaataaaaaacatacatTAGTACAGACATTTGTGGTTTCAGGCAAAAACAGATTGAACATACTTTATCCACTTTCATAAGATCTGATTACAAATACTAGAATGGACATGTTTTTTTGTGAGGAGGATCATCATTATGGATACAATATATACCGAATAATATTGTATTGAAGTACAGAAGTTTATGCAATCCTAACGCAATTTATTTTACCACCACTAAAGCAATAAAAAGGCATGAAAGGTGAGACCATTCCTCCTTTATAATTCTCAAAGTGGAACACCTTTTCTAGATACATTTTAGAAGTGTTGCCTAT is drawn from Papaver somniferum cultivar HN1 unplaced genomic scaffold, ASM357369v1 unplaced-scaffold_16, whole genome shotgun sequence and contains these coding sequences:
- the LOC113337472 gene encoding 26S proteasome non-ATPase regulatory subunit 11 homolog; this encodes MSSSYLPATNDSIAQALEAKTPSESISILYRILENPSSSPEALRVKEQVISNLSDLLTQEKKGEELRSLLTQLRPFFSVIPKAKTAKIVRGIIDAVAKIPNTSDLQISLCKEMVLWTRAEKRTFLRQRVEARLAALLMESKEYSEALTLLSSLVKEVRRLDDKLLLVDIDLLESKLHFSLRNLPKAKAALTAARTAANAIYVPPAQQGTIDLQSGILHAEEKDYKTAYSYFFEAFEAFNALEDPRAVYSLKYMLLCKIMVSQADDVAGIISSKSGLQYVGPELDAMKAVADAHSKRSLKLFESALRDYKAQLDEDPIVHRHLSTLYDTLLEQNLCRLIEPFSRVEIAHVANLIELPVSHVEKKLSQMILDKKFAGTLDQGAGCLIIFDDPKTDAIFPATLETISNIGKVVDSLYTRSAKIMA